A portion of the Ricinus communis isolate WT05 ecotype wild-type chromosome 10, ASM1957865v1, whole genome shotgun sequence genome contains these proteins:
- the LOC8284761 gene encoding glycerol-3-phosphate dehydrogenase [NAD(+)] GPDHC1, cytosolic — translation MVGSIEAMNVLQNGWSIQNGNGNGSGLEEKLDELRHLLGKTDGDPLRIAGVGAGAWGSVFAALLQDSYSQFRDKVQIRIWRRPGRAVDRATAEHLFEVINSREDVLRRLIRRCAYLKYVEARLGDRTLFADEILKDGFCLNMIDTPLCPLKVVTNLQEAVWDADIVVNGVPSTETREVFEEISQYWKERITVPIIISLAKGVEAALEPVPHIITPTQMINRATGVSMENILYLGGPNIASEIYNKEYANARICGADKWRKPLAKFLRQPHFIVWDNSDLITHEVMGGLKNVYAIGAGMVAALTNESATSKSVYFAHCTSEMIFITHLLAEEPEKLAGPLLADTYVTLLKGRNAWYGQMLAKGELNRDMGDSISGKGMIQGVSAVKAFYELLSQPSLSVLHPNEKKPVAPVELCPILKTLYKILISREHSSQAILQALRDETLNDPRERIEIAQSHAFYRPSLLGQP, via the exons atggttGGAAGTATTGAGGCAATGAATGTACTTCAGAATGGATGGTCTATCCAGAATGGTAATGGTAATGGTAGTGGTTTGGAAGAGAAGCTTGATGAACTTAGACATCTTCTTGGAAAAACTGATGGTGATCCCTTGAGGATTGCTGGTGTTGGGGCAGGTGCTTGGGGAAGTGTTTTTGCTGCTTTGTTACAAGACAGTTATAGTCAGTTTCGAGATAAGGTCCAAATCAGGATATGGAGAAGACCTGGAAGAGCTGTTGATAGAGCCACAGCAGAACATCTATTTGAAGTGATCAATTCGAGAGAGGATGTATTAAGGAGGTTGATCCGACGATGTGCATATTTGAAATATGTCGAGGCAAGGCTAGGTGACCGGACTCTTTTTGCAGATGAGATTTTGAAAGATGGGTTTTGCTTGAACATGATTGATACACCCCTGTGTCCTCTGAAGGTTGTCACTAATCTGCAAGAGGCTGTTTGGGATGCAGATATAGTGGTCAATGGTGTGCCTTCAACAGAAACCCGGGAGGTGTTTGAAGAGATCAGTCAATATTGGAAGGAAAGAATCACTGTACCTATCATCATCTCGTTAGCAAAGGGTGTAGAGGCCGCACTGGAACCAGTTCCCCATATAATTACACCCACTCAGATGATTAACAGGGCAA CTGGAGTAAGCATGGAGAATATACTTTATCTTGGCGGACCAAATATAGCTTCAGAAATATATAACAAGGAATATGCTAATGCTCGAATATGTGGAGCAGATAAGTGGAGAAAACCTCTTGCTAAATTTCTAAGGCAGCCACATTTCATAGTATGGGACAACAGTGATCTTATCACTCATGAAGTCATGGGTGGCCTGAAGAATGTCTATGCTATTGGAGCTG GAATGGTTGCCGCCCTTACTAATGAGAGTGCTACCAGCAAGTCAGTATATTTTGCACATTGTACGTCagaaatgatatttattactCATTTGTTGGCGGAAGAACCAGAGAAGCTTGCAGGGCCTTTGCTTGCAGATACTTATGTAACCTTGTTAAAAGGTCGCAATGCATGGTATGGCCAAATGTTAGCCAAAGGGGAATTGAACCGTGATATGGGTGATAGCATCAGTGGGAAAGGAATGATTCAG GGTGTTTCAGCAGTTAAAGCTTTCTATGAGCTCCTGAGTCAGCCAAGCTTGAGTGTATTGCATCCCAATGAAAAGAAGCCTGTTGCACCTGTTGAGCTCTGCCCCATTTTGAAAACACTgtataaaatacttatttcGAG GGAACATTCGTCACAAGCTATTCTGCAAGCACTGAGGGATGAAACACTGAACGATCCCCGGGAACGCATTGAGATTGCACAAAGCCATGCATTCTACAGGCCTTCTCTTCTTGGCCAGCCTTGA